Within Sorghum bicolor cultivar BTx623 chromosome 2, Sorghum_bicolor_NCBIv3, whole genome shotgun sequence, the genomic segment cctcttcatctccaAGAACCACTTGGTGTCTGTCCCCCACAGATCCTCAAATTCATCCAGATAATGTACAATACACTTACACTCTGCCTTGAATGACTCCAGCAGTGCACTGTTGACCCCCTCCCCTGCAATATACACCTGCCGCCCTCCACCAAGAACTTCCTGAACCCTCTGTCCGAGGTCCACACCCTTGGCATTCATATGGACCGAATCAAAGGCTGGTTGCATCCTtgagatgatatcatcaacaatgTGCATCAAGCTTGGTGCCCAGCGCATCACTGAGTGCAATGGGCGTAGCAAATCCTTCGCCTCACCCTCACAGACATTGTACCAGTAGTTCCCGGGCTCGACATCTCCGAATTTCCTGACGATGAGGGTGTCCCTCACCTTGGAGAACTTTATAGGTACAAGCTTGGTGTCCTCAATGAGGCGTGCCCGGAGTTGGCCCTGCACCCCCCAACTGTCCCAGTCCGCCCAGAACTGTCTCTCCTCAATGATGGGGACCTGGGATTGTAGGTGCTCAACGTCGATGTAGAAGGCAAGGCGCTTGCCTTCCTCAGGCATTCCGCCCGTCCCGGGGGCGGCATAGGAGGCAGCGAGGCAGAGTGTGAGATCGAGGACGAGGGTGCGGTTTAGGTAGCGAGCCTCGGCGAGGGCGCAGAGGAGGCTGCGCAGGTAGTGTGGCATGGGCTTGCAGcggtcgccgccgccgaggtAAGCGAGGTACGCGCCCTGGACGAACTGGGAGCGGGAGAGCGCAGGCGGTGGCGGAGTGGCGATGGTGGCATTAGTGGCGCCGCGGCGGGGCTTGCGAGCATTGGGGCCGGAATGGTAATCGCCGATTGAGAGGACGGAATAGGCGCATGTGTGGGGGTCGCGGGCAATGGCGAAGCGGCGGTAGTCCTTGGTAGTGGCCTTGGAGGGGGAATCGGAGTCTGAGCGGGCGCGCCAGGCCATGTCGCAAGAGGAGGATGGGGGATCACCGGGGACGGGGCGGCCGAAGCGAGCGAAATGGACGGCCGGGAAGGCTTCGATGGCGCTGCGCATCATGAGATGGAACAAGCGCGGGTCGGCGCAGTCGAGCGGGGAGGTAGGATCGCAGGTCTGCTCCTGATGCTGGTCGGTgatggtggcggtggcggcggcgtgtGGGGAGGCGGAGAGGGGGAGGCGGAGGAGCGTGACGAGGAGGACGATGACTAGGAGGAGGGCGGTTGCAGCTTGGACGGAAGAGGAGAGGATGGCGCCGCGCCGAAGCAGAGGACGGCTCGGATCCATCGCGGTCACCCACGCACCGCGACGGCGATGAGCCCGACGGCAGCGAGGCGAGATTTTGCTTTCTGGCGTTTGGTGAGGATTAGGAGGACAGACGAGGACTGGTGGTGGAGGCGACTGGGCGATGAGCCCAACGGCGCACAGACGGGATTTTGCATTCCCTGGTTGGCTTTTGGGTTAATCGGTGccattaggccctgtttagattgaagtTTGAAAAATTTTTTGCTGTTACATCGGATGTGTTGGAAAGATATTGGGAGgaaattttaaaaactaataaaaaacaaattatatagctcgtctggaaactgcaagacaaatctattaagtataattaatctatcattagcacatgcgggttactgtagcacttaaggctaatcatggactaactaggcttaaaagattcgtctcgcgattttcaactaaactgtataattagtttattttttatctacatttagtgtttcatgcatatgtccaaagattcgatgggatggataaaaattttttaggtgaagAACTAAAAGGGCCTTAGAATTCTAAGTTTGGAGAAATACTATTACTATTTATGATATTAGAAGTGTGTCATTATAATTTCATAAATCTCTAAAATATACTATTACATAATCTTTCAGTTTAgttatctaatttttttttatcaaactGCTGTCTTCTCCCTCCTTCCTCCCTCTTTCATTTTCTACAAGCCGATCACACCGTGGTGTGTGGGTACATGAGCCTAGCCCAAATACGCAGTACCTATTAATGTCGCTATAGCTACTGCAAATCTATAAAAGCTTGGTCTGCCGAACAGCATCTCAAAGGTATTTGAATAATTTGTCAAAAAGCTCTAAAAGAGGTAttcaacggttttgcatttggagtttataatttgggcaacttggcaaatgagggagcaaacttggcaaaaatgccaagctgtggacgactttgcaaacccgatcgcgcgagcaaaatcacgcgcgaggaaagcgcgcgcgtctggagaccttctatttttatcctttgccaagtccaaatgtCAATTCCCTTAGAGATggtctatttttatcctttgtatTTTATTATGTGAGTTtgcaaatagcaacaaatgccaagtcaatttgccaaagcatttagagatgctctaaacaCGCTTAGAACTTCTTTCTCCACTTGTTCCGCCTCCTGGTGGTGGCCAAGGACCGGCTCGCCGATGCTTTCCATGACGTGGCCATAGGAGAGTGCCCGATGAAGCCGAATGTGCACTGTTATGAATGGAATGCGAAAGTACGAGAACGGAAAGAAAGTAAATGAACTCGGTGTGTTTCTTTATTTATTGATCACGGTATTTATACAAGTTGTAGAGGAGGGGAAACTCTCCCCCCAAGTAAGCTCGAAACCCACGATGAGTCGTGGGAGATGTCACGGAGGTGGAACCGGTCTTCACGGGCACGTACAGGGTCGTGGGGGAAGTCTCATCTTCTGACTGTTAGGATAGATCTCCCGTGAGAGAATCTGAGGAGATGAGATCACCCCGGATAAAATATCTGtaacactcccccttgatcGAATCACTTATTGAGATCAATGAATCGTATTGCTCCTCCAAAAATTCCTGTAGGATAAAAACGAGAAAAAATACGTGTGTATATGTGCTATAGTAAAACTCCTTAAAAACTGTTTAGGAAAAGAAGGAGAAAGTTATAGCACTTAATGATTGCCTCATTGTAAACTAATATGAGAAAACCAACTCATAGAGAGAAAAGAGTATAATATGACGGTGTAGATAGGCCAATGTCTAGGAGATTTCTCCCCCTGAACTTTGTAAATCCTTAAGTCATCGCATACCAATTCCTTTGACatatttttcaaatgaggaAATTGGTAGGGACTTAGTGAATAGATCAGCGAGATTGTCGCATGATTTAGTTTTCAAGATATCAATCTCCCCATTTTGTTGTAATTCATGAGGATAGAACAACTTTGGAGAGATATCTTTGTTGATATTGCTCTTGATATAGTCTGTCTCCATCTGTGTAACACAAGCCGCATTATCTTCATAGATAATGGTTGGAGCTGTGATAGCTTTAAGACCACACGACTGTTGTATGTGGTTGATCATTTTGCGAAGCCAAACGCATTCACGTGAGGCCTAATATAGTGTGACTATTTCAGAATGATTCGTGGACGTTGTTTGCCAAGGTTTGCTTGGATGATGTCCATGATATGGCGGTTCCATTTTGTAAGAATATGAAACCGGTGGGGTCTGATTGATATCCAGCATCGGTGTATCCATCATCTCAGAACTTGTTCTTCTTTGGAAGAATAATCCAAGATCCCTTGTGCCATTAACATATCTGAGGATCTATTTTACTCCTGTCCAATGTCTCTTGGTAGGAGCGGCACTGTGCCTTGCTAGCAAATTCACTGCGAAAGCGATGTCAGGCCTGGTGCTAttggcaaggtacatcagtgcTCCAACGGTACTAAGGTATGGGACATGAGGTCCTAGGATTTCCTCCCCCTCATCTTGTGGTCTAAATGGATCAGTGTTTAGTCCTAAAGACCGAACGACCATAGGTGTTTTGGAAGGATATGCTTTGTCCATATTGAATCTCTCTAATACTTTCTGGACATATGCATATTGATGCACAAAGATTCCAGTTGAAAGATGCTCAAGCTGTAGGCCTAAGCAGAATTTGGTTTTACCCAAATCCTTCAACTCAAACTACGTCTTAAGATGTTTGCATGACTCATCAATATCTTGTTTGTGGCCGATGATATTTaaatcatcaacatacaccaaTATGACGCAGAATCCCATTTGGGATTTCTTGATGAGGACACATGGGCAATCATCACTGTTAGAGTAGCCCTTCTGCAGAAGGTACTCACTGAGTTGGTTATACCACATTCTTCCCGACTGTTTTAAGCCTTAGAGTGATTTCTGTAGCTTTACACATGTTGTGATTTGTGTTATGATTCGGTATTGGGATTCCGTCAGGAACCTTCATGTATATGTCTGAATCGAGTGACCCATAGAGATATGCAGTCACTATGtccatcaactgcatagatAGACGATTTTGTATGGCCAGAGAGATTAAGTATCAGAATGTTATTCCACCCATGACTGGAGAGTATGTTTCATTGAAGTCAATGTCGGGTCTTTGCGTGAACCCTTGTGCTACGAGCCTCGCTTTGTATCTCACCACCTCATTGTTCTCGTTCTGCTTTTGGACGAAAACCCACTTGAATCCCACAAGGAATACTTGTGGAGGTGTAGGTATTACTTGTGAGAATACTTGTCTTTTTGTGAGCGAGGATGTTTCTGCTTGGATTGCATCCTTCCATTAGTTCCAGTCCAAGCGCGTTTTGCACTCCGCCATGGTCTTTGGATCTGGATCATATGCAAGGATTTCAGCAATCATTGCGGAGAAATATGAGTCGAAAATTGTAGTCTTTCTATCAAATGACTCTCCAGTTTCTGCATAGTTGATGGAAATTTCATAGACCCTTTCCGATGCATCATCATTTCCTAAAATGGTCGCATCAGGGTATTCTGATGTCCCAGTATCAGTAATTGCGTGCACTGTTGATGTGGGATGTGAAGGTTGAACCTCCACTGGGTGTTTCTCAACATGAGGTTGAGCTGCATTTACTGGGTCGGAAGATTTGGTCTTCCGTTCCCTTTGCTTGCTAGAAGCTGTATCCGTGGAGATAGCCATACTTCTCCCCCTCTTACTAGGGAGTTGAGTAGTTTTGTTTGGTACCTCTACTCTTTCCAGTACATTTCTCGTTGGATTATAGGATTTTGTAACACCCTTATAATCAAGTAAATGCGTCTGGCATGTTGTTTGCAATGTGTTGCAAATTTATGATTTTCTAAACTTGGAGTTCAGACTCTGAAGTACGTGGATCTGAGTTGGGTATGTCTCGGGCATCCCAATTGATTTCCTGGCATTGTTTGTGATGTGGTAAGTCTCCTCCTAATGCCGGAAAATGATCTTCATTGAAGATACAATTAGCGTACCGGGCCGTAAAGAGGTCCCCTGTGGTAGGCTCCAGATACTTTATGATCAATGGAGATTTGTATCCCACATAGATCCCCAGTTTTCTATGGGGGCCCATTGTTGTACGCTTCGTTGGTGAGATCGATATGTATATAGCGCAACCGAACTTTTGCAGATGGGAAATGCTTGGGGGATTTCCATGTACTAGTTGCAACGGGGACGTTGCATGGTATGCAGTTGGTCGCAATTGAATCAGTTCAGCAGCGTGTAATTCTGCAATAGCGGTCTAGCGATGAGCTTGATTCTCTTGATGAGAGACTCGGCTAACCCATTTTATGTGTGGACATATGGGACAGAATGTTGTACTTGTATTCCTAAGGCCATACAATAGTCATTGAAGGCACAAGAGGAAAATTCAGCAGTGTTATCCATCTTAATGGATTTTTTTATGTTCACGATGTTGCACTTTAAGTTTGATAACTTGCACAATAATTTTGGCAAAAGCATGATTTTGTGTCGATAGCAGAGACACATGAGACCAACATGTGGATGCGTATATTAGAACCATGAAGTACCTGAACGATCCCGATAAAGGATTTATCGGACCACATATGTCCCCTTGAATGCGTTCAAGGAAGTTGAGTGgttcaacttttattttgagggAAGAGGGCTTCAAAAATAATTTCCCTGTTGCACATGAGGTGCAAGTATAATCTGAGTATTGGGGAAATTTTACATTGGTTAGCGAGTGACCAATAGAATTGCTAGTAATTTTTCTCATCATCCCTATACCAGGGTGACCAAGGCGATCATGCCAAGTTTGGAATACATTGACATTCTGAAAAATTACTTTGTACGCAACATGTTGTATGGGTTCTATGTATGAATCGTACAATCTAGACGAAGTTGAGGGAATTCTTTCGAGAGTATCTCTGCCATATCTATTATCCTTTGTAATGAGGAGGAACACCTCATTATTTTGGTGATGGGTTTCGATATGATACCCATTTTTGCGGATATCTCTATAACTCAATAAGGTACGAGTTGAATCGGGATACAGAAGTGCATCCTCGATTGCAATCGTCGTACCCAAAGGGAGCGTAATAATGGCTCTTCCAGAACCTGCTATTACGGCATCACGTTCAGCGATTGTTAAAACATTTCCTTTGCTCTTTGTGagagtttggaaatattttattttcctGAGTATAGAGTTAGTGGTGCCACTATCCACTAGGCACATTTTCTCATCCATCGGATTGACTCCCGTACAATCTATGAAAATAGAGAATATAatagagaatgaaattctcaacatGAATATATATGGAATATAAACATTTATTGATATTAAATTGTGCATAAGTCAATGAACATCAAATAGAGTGCAGCAAAAACAAATTGTCAATTATTACAATCGCGAAGGCGAATTACGAAACTAAATCTTAAATGACTATCAATCTAGTTGTAGTCGCCAAACAGATCATTAGAAGTGTATTCGATGACCATGTTGTTGCTGGAGTCATTTGCCATGCCATGAGATGGAGGAGGCGCCATTGTGTTGCTCGGTCCCGCTGGGTGGGGTTGGAACATCCTGGGGCTACCAGATCGTTGAAGTGTGCTTCAGACGGTTGTCCACCTTGATTGGAGCGTCCTTGGTTGGAGCGTCCTCGTCCCACGGAATGCAAGTACAGTTCCACAAGGTGCTTAGGGGTGCGGCATTTCTTAGTCAGGTGGTTGTAGCAACCACACTTGTACAAGTTGAGGACTTGTCTTTTGACTTAGAGTTGTTGCCTTGGCCCTTAGCACCTCGAGGCTTACGGGGTCCCTTGCGCTTGTTTTTGCCTTTGGAGGATCTAGGATTGCCGTTCTTGTTGGCATCCTTGGGTGTCTGTTTCTAAACATTTGCATGTACTTCAGGCAAGGGCTTGGCACCGACAAGGCCTTGATTGAAGTTCCATATGAGGAGCTCATTGTGCCTCTCAGCCTGAAGTAATGTTTTAATGAGATCAGAATAAACTGTGAATCCCCTCTCACAGTATTACTGTTGGAGAATCATTTGAGCAGGAAGCATGGTAGACAAAGTCTTTTCAATTTTCTCCACATCAGATGGCTCCTTTTCATAAAATTTTAGTTTGGAACTGAGTTTGTGCATGGCATGGTTATACTCATTCACAGATTTGAAATCTTGAATGCGGAGGTGGTTCCACTCATGAGTGGCCTCCGGGAGAATAATAGCCTTTTGTTGCTCATACCACTGTTGCAAAGCAAGCTAGATAGCCCATGGGTCCTCTTCCATCAGATATTCAGCTTTGAGATCTGTATGGATGTGGTTCCTTATTATGTATAAGGCATGGTACTTGGATGATTCAGACAATGGAACATCTCCCTGTTTGGGAGTGTCAATTGCCTTGTACATTCCGCGTAACGATAGACTCACTTTGAGATCCATCGGCCATGTAGGGAAGTTGTGTCCATCAAGAGCTAGCTCAGTAAATTCCTTCTTAGAAGAAACTTAGGCATCGAACTCTTTGGTGGCCATTGCCTACATATTTATTTgtataaatttaattaattgCGGGGTTGTAAAATTAACAAGAATGTAATTGCAAATTTATATAACAATGTAAATTGCGTATATGACAACAATGTAAAATTGCGTTTGTAAAGCAATGTAAAATTGCGTATGTAAATAACAAGGTAAAACTTGTTTATGTGAAACAAGGTAAACTTGGATATGTTTTGTGGTATTTTGATTTCTCATTTTGTGGAACATAGGTAGTCACCATGGAGGTGTAGACTGTTTTATATTTTTCACGTTGGGATTTAGTCCTTGTATGTTTATTATTAAATTTGGGATAGCACTTTGAGGAATAAATCCCGCAGTAGTATGAGCACTACCTTATGGTtgccaaaataataataaaatacatCTAGCAAAAAAGGGTGTTCCAAATAGGGAGAAAAATTGaccataaataaaatatttacatATGTACATGTGAGGGAATTGTAAAGACAAAACATGTTCGATATGCAAGAaatttttcattcataatatgaATGCGAAATGTAAAAATATTTACAATGCAATATATACATTAGTGTctaaaatttatagaaaaattagaCTATAAGTGATGTAATTTTAGAGAATGAAAAATGCTATGTAAATAAAGAAATGAAATAATTAGCTaattcataaaataaaaaagacaatAATAACTAGCCCAGGCTGAAGCTCGCAGGCCCCAACCTAGGCCTAGACCGTTATTTTGGCCCAAATGGGGTAGGGGGAGGTGGGCCATATATAAGGCTAGGGGCTAGGGTTTCCAAACCCTAACCCCAGCCCCAACTGCCGCCGCCAGGGGCTCTGCCCCCAAGCTGCTGCCAGAGGCCCCCAAGGCGGTTCCCAGGGAGGCTCACCACCGTCATGTCGCGTGGGCACACGGGCCCCACTTCGCCGTGCCGCGTGGGGACACGGCAATGGAGTGAGGGGCTGCACGATCGGGGCGCGTGCGGGCGCGCGCAGCACGGATGCACGCCGGGCACACGACGTTGGGCGGCCGTGGCCACGGCGCAAGGTGTCGCGCCACCAGGGCCGAGGCCGCGGACGGGCTGGGCGAGGCCGCGCCGAGGCCGGCCGGGAGGAGCCGCGCCGCGCTGGGGGCGCGACCGAGCCGCGTAGGGGAGGCCGCGACCACGTTGTGGTGCCGCGACGAGCCGGGGCGGACCGCGTCGTGGTGCCACGACGAGCCGGGGCGGGCGTCGCGCTGGGGCCGTCGAACGCTGCGCGCGCTACCACGAGGCCATGAGGCGGGCAGGCGCCGCCGCGTCGGGGCGCGCCGCGCCGAGCGTACGGCCAGGTCGATGCTGCGTGGAAGCTAGTCGTGCGAGCCGCTGTTGGTGCGCGCGAGGGCCGAGCAACCACAGCGTGCCCTGCGAGGGCCGGGCGGAGTCGCAGCGGTGTCCAGCTGAGGGCCGGACGTAGCCACGggcagcgcctcctcctccctctctctcctagTGACGTTCTCAAGCCAGAAGAGTGCGTCCCCAAGCCGAAGTCCCATGGGGGACGCTGATCCACGTGCGGCGgagacgcggtggaggagttggcggcggcggtggtggtgcagCGAGCGCAGGGTCGACAAAGTACGCTGACAGCCGAGTCGGTGCCGACATCCGCGCCGTGATGGTTGGTGGAGATGCACGGCATGGAGGCGGACTATACGCAGCCCGCTCGGGAGACGGCGTTGGCGTCGGGTACCGTATCGGCAACAGCGGCTCTATGCCTAGAGACAGCCATTGGCTGGCCACCATggatggtggcggtggtgggcaCGGACCGTCGCCGTGGAGTAGGCACCTTGGCCGGGGTGGAGCCGGCAAGGCGAGGACCGATGCTGGAGGTGCCGGTTGAGTCGATGCCCTCGACGGTG encodes:
- the LOC8062570 gene encoding uncharacterized protein LOC8062570; the protein is MDPSRPLLRRGAILSSSVQAATALLLVIVLLVTLLRLPLSASPHAAATATITDQHQEQTCDPTSPLDCADPRLFHLMMRSAIEAFPAVHFARFGRPVPGDPPSSSCDMAWRARSDSDSPSKATTKDYRRFAIARDPHTCAYSVLSIGDYHSGPNARKPRRGATNATIATPPPPALSRSQFVQGAYLAYLGGGDRCKPMPHYLRSLLCALAEARYLNRTLVLDLTLCLAASYAAPGTGGMPEEGKRLAFYIDVEHLQSQVPIIEERQFWADWDSWGVQGQLRARLIEDTKLVPIKFSKVRDTLIVRKFGDVEPGNYWYNVCEGEAKDLLRPLHSVMRWAPSLMHIVDDIISRMQPAFDSVHMNAKGVDLGQRVQEVLGGGRQVYIAGEGVNSALLESFKAECKCIVHYLDEFEDLWGTDTKWFLEMKRLNGGVPVEFDGYMREVVDREVFLKGKKKVEVLR